The following proteins are encoded in a genomic region of Methanoculleus bourgensis MS2:
- a CDS encoding sensor histidine kinase, which yields MRELEAALASANRYLDEANAANEAVNIYVDILTHDVNNANTAAMGYLHMILDSADEPTREVIRKSLAAIYQSSDIIRNVNTIRRLKFETASLRPVRLEPVSRWMRNYYADTRIVYEGSDATVLADDLINEVFANLIGNAVKFGGPDVEVTISVREEGEDRVAVTVADTGPGIPEDLKPRIFERKERGVTKKSGKGLGLSIVRMLAERYGRSVRAGDRVPGRPEEGAAITVTLPRYRPESG from the coding sequence TTGAGGGAACTTGAGGCGGCGCTCGCGTCCGCCAACCGTTACCTTGACGAGGCGAACGCCGCGAACGAGGCGGTCAACATCTACGTGGATATCCTCACGCACGATGTCAACAACGCAAACACCGCGGCGATGGGCTACCTGCATATGATCCTTGATTCGGCAGACGAGCCGACCCGCGAGGTTATCAGGAAGTCGCTTGCGGCCATCTACCAGAGTAGCGATATCATCAGGAACGTCAACACGATCCGGAGGCTGAAGTTTGAGACTGCCTCGCTTCGGCCGGTGCGGCTTGAGCCCGTGAGCCGGTGGATGCGCAACTACTACGCAGATACGCGGATCGTCTACGAGGGGTCGGATGCGACGGTGCTGGCCGACGACCTCATCAACGAGGTCTTTGCGAACCTGATCGGCAACGCCGTCAAGTTCGGGGGGCCGGATGTCGAGGTCACTATCAGCGTCAGGGAGGAGGGTGAGGACCGGGTCGCGGTGACGGTTGCCGACACCGGCCCCGGGATCCCTGAAGACCTCAAGCCGCGGATATTCGAGCGCAAAGAGCGTGGGGTGACGAAGAAGAGCGGGAAGGGGCTCGGGCTCAGCATCGTCAGGATGCTTGCGGAGCGCTACGGGAGGAGCGTCCGGGCGGGGGACCGCGTCCCGGGCCGGCCGGAGGAGGGGGCGGCCATAACGGTGACCCTGCCGCGTTACCGCCCGGAGAGTGGGTGA
- a CDS encoding PAS domain S-box protein: MSPNEFLLPFGIIASTLVALGTTAYCLSSGVFVVCSHLFYIPIVLAAYRHPERGVGIAVALAAAHLAEVLLLSPGGVPEIANALVWAGVFLLVAAVVSHLAGRLRLREGRYRGIFETSGAGIFLFSPDDRKVGEMNRQCAAMLGYPDGEVLDVTAFWPGYPGNPAPVTNQDCEFIRRDGTSCPVLLSTSLLPDQEMNCAVVTGMTEQKRMENLLRRSEETFRVILNTVDVGIILTDPGRRIIEVNDAMVRLCGGAAREDLIGRDPETLFAERDLAMIRACRERVLHGEVLAPVECTLCRFDGSEWPAEVSVTLLAKDGDARFVDRFQERYPGHDDPTIRSFAAAPIPGDDGPVGCIAVASRTRETIPEDERLILATISEGLGSAVVKGMLLEGT; the protein is encoded by the coding sequence ATGTCCCCGAATGAGTTCCTTCTCCCTTTCGGCATCATTGCGTCAACGCTGGTTGCACTCGGTACCACCGCATACTGCCTCTCCTCCGGGGTGTTTGTCGTCTGCTCACACCTCTTCTATATCCCGATCGTCCTTGCCGCCTACCGCCACCCGGAACGGGGCGTCGGGATCGCCGTGGCGCTTGCCGCCGCCCACCTCGCGGAGGTGCTCCTCCTCTCCCCGGGTGGCGTGCCGGAGATCGCAAACGCTCTGGTCTGGGCTGGGGTATTCCTTCTCGTTGCCGCCGTTGTGTCGCACCTGGCAGGCCGTCTGCGTCTGCGGGAGGGCCGGTACCGGGGGATCTTTGAGACGTCGGGCGCGGGCATCTTCCTCTTCTCGCCTGACGACAGGAAAGTCGGGGAGATGAACCGGCAGTGCGCCGCGATGCTCGGTTACCCGGACGGGGAGGTTCTTGATGTCACGGCGTTCTGGCCCGGGTATCCCGGGAACCCGGCGCCGGTCACGAACCAGGACTGCGAGTTCATCCGCCGGGACGGGACGTCCTGCCCGGTCCTCCTCTCGACAAGCCTCCTCCCGGATCAGGAGATGAACTGTGCGGTGGTCACCGGGATGACGGAGCAGAAGAGGATGGAGAACCTGCTCCGCCGGTCGGAGGAGACGTTCCGTGTCATCCTCAATACCGTCGATGTCGGGATCATCCTCACCGACCCGGGCAGGCGGATCATCGAGGTGAACGATGCCATGGTCAGGCTCTGCGGCGGGGCAGCGCGGGAGGACCTTATTGGGAGGGACCCGGAGACCCTGTTCGCGGAGAGGGATCTCGCGATGATCCGGGCCTGCCGGGAGCGGGTCCTGCACGGAGAGGTGCTTGCGCCGGTTGAGTGCACGCTCTGCAGGTTCGACGGGAGCGAGTGGCCGGCAGAGGTCTCGGTCACCCTTCTTGCAAAAGACGGGGATGCCCGGTTTGTCGACCGGTTTCAGGAGAGATACCCGGGGCATGATGATCCCACCATCCGGTCGTTTGCGGCGGCTCCCATCCCGGGCGATGACGGGCCGGTGGGGTGCATCGCAGTCGCGAGCAGGACCCGGGAGACGATCCCGGAGGACGAGCGCCTGATCCTTGCGACGATCAGCGAAGGGCTCGGGAGCGCGGTCGTAAAGGGGATGCTCCTTGAGGGAACTTGA
- a CDS encoding 30S ribosomal protein S15 — MARMYARRRGTAGSVRPYRKEAPEWSNTDAAEIEKIIVELRKDGMSSSQIGLALRDKYGVPDVKLATGKRVNEILREKGLESEIPEDLRNLMQKALGLRKHLAENKKDVHNARQLQITESKVRRLGRYYVKSGLMPKGWTYKPETAEILLSR, encoded by the coding sequence ATGGCAAGAATGTACGCTCGGCGTCGCGGAACCGCTGGTTCTGTCCGACCCTACCGGAAGGAGGCACCCGAGTGGTCCAACACGGACGCAGCGGAGATCGAGAAGATCATCGTTGAGCTCCGCAAAGACGGCATGTCGAGCAGCCAGATTGGCCTTGCGTTGCGGGACAAGTACGGTGTCCCCGACGTCAAGCTCGCCACCGGCAAACGCGTGAACGAGATCCTCCGCGAGAAGGGCCTTGAGTCTGAGATCCCCGAAGACCTGCGCAACCTGATGCAGAAGGCGCTCGGACTGAGGAAACACCTTGCGGAGAACAAGAAGGACGTGCACAACGCCCGCCAGCTCCAGATCACCGAATCCAAGGTGCGCAGGCTGGGCAGGTACTACGTAAAGTCTGGTCTGATGCCGAAAGGCTGGACATACAAACCGGAGACCGCGGAGATCCTGCTCTCCCGTTGA
- a CDS encoding DHH family phosphoesterase produces the protein MSLDAAAASLADHLLEQEFVEVLAHHDADGIAAASILCHAMFREGGRFRLRVRSSITTADVPRDSSVLLCDFGSALSDLPGDVMVVDHHVPHFEGDYHVNPRLAGIDGDRNLSAAGAAYLVAQRMGDNRDLAGLVLLGIIGDRQELEGPNREISNEGIANGFIAPRRGLRLPGRGLVEQLALAVNPYLPGFSGAPETARTLVAQVTDEDDVDYESLLSRIVLAAAPEASLSAIYGIWGTTYSLGREVIDEAANLAAVVDACGKSGSGDLGASLCLRSSHALQEAWEITARYRQAVIAGICGARRLDDRIALFEVDDGSVASDVADALANDLVQDGPVFVIGLRGDHCSVSARCPPGIDVDLEALMRTVAEACGGQGGGHHRRAGARIGAGSVDRFKQELLGAIPA, from the coding sequence ATGTCGCTTGACGCCGCTGCTGCCAGCCTCGCCGACCACCTGCTTGAGCAGGAATTTGTGGAGGTGCTTGCGCACCACGATGCCGACGGCATAGCCGCCGCATCCATTCTCTGCCACGCCATGTTCCGCGAGGGCGGGCGGTTCCGGCTGAGGGTTCGCTCAAGCATCACCACGGCCGACGTACCTCGCGACAGCAGCGTGCTTCTCTGCGACTTCGGGTCAGCGCTATCAGACCTCCCCGGCGACGTGATGGTGGTGGACCACCATGTGCCCCACTTCGAGGGCGACTACCACGTCAACCCGCGTCTTGCGGGTATCGACGGCGACCGGAACCTCTCGGCTGCCGGTGCGGCATATCTCGTCGCACAGCGCATGGGGGATAACCGCGACCTCGCGGGGCTTGTGCTCCTCGGCATCATCGGAGACCGTCAGGAACTCGAGGGGCCGAACCGGGAGATATCCAACGAAGGCATCGCGAACGGGTTCATCGCACCCCGCCGCGGCCTCCGCCTCCCCGGAAGAGGGCTCGTCGAGCAGCTCGCGCTCGCCGTCAACCCCTATCTCCCCGGGTTCTCGGGCGCTCCCGAGACCGCCCGGACGCTGGTCGCACAGGTCACCGATGAGGACGACGTGGACTACGAGTCGCTCCTCTCCCGGATCGTCCTTGCGGCTGCTCCGGAAGCGTCGCTCTCCGCGATCTACGGGATCTGGGGCACCACCTACAGCCTCGGCCGGGAGGTCATCGACGAGGCCGCAAACCTCGCTGCCGTCGTCGACGCCTGCGGCAAGTCCGGGTCCGGAGACCTCGGCGCATCGCTCTGTCTCCGCTCGTCCCACGCGCTGCAGGAGGCCTGGGAGATCACCGCCCGCTACCGGCAGGCGGTCATCGCCGGCATCTGCGGGGCACGCCGTCTCGACGATAGGATCGCCCTCTTTGAGGTGGACGACGGGTCCGTGGCAAGCGATGTCGCAGACGCCCTCGCAAACGACCTCGTCCAGGACGGCCCCGTCTTCGTCATCGGGCTGAGAGGGGACCACTGCTCCGTGTCGGCACGCTGCCCGCCGGGCATCGACGTCGACCTCGAGGCACTGATGCGGACGGTTGCGGAAGCGTGCGGCGGTCAGGGTGGCGGACACCACCGGAGAGCCGGCGCCCGGATCGGGGCAGGGAGTGTGGACCGGTTTAAGCAGGAGCTCCTGGGGGCGATTCCCGCATGA
- a CDS encoding KEOPS complex subunit Pcc1, translating into MIRVEGIIETPHRHPDCVAAALEPDNLTLIRTYPTEGGVRAEIDGTRLRSIIASVDDYLMNLAIAEDVCTSASRGV; encoded by the coding sequence ATGATCAGGGTCGAGGGCATCATCGAGACCCCGCACCGCCACCCCGATTGCGTGGCAGCGGCACTCGAGCCCGACAACCTCACCCTGATCAGGACCTACCCGACAGAGGGAGGTGTGCGGGCCGAGATCGATGGGACCAGGCTCCGGTCGATCATCGCATCGGTGGACGACTACCTTATGAACCTGGCAATAGCGGAGGATGTCTGCACCTCCGCCTCCCGGGGGGTCTGA
- a CDS encoding 30S ribosomal protein S3ae, which yields MAKKKQVGRRVEGWKAKRWYRVYVPEAFGKVEIGDTISADPENMVGRIMTATLGEVVQDYSKSHIKMRFKINNVAGDSAYTEFVGHEVTRDYLRSMVKRRASRIDTIHPVISKDGKLLRVTVVCLTVSRAEQSQVHAVRQAISQTLTARAAESDLETLVKDIVSGDMARDIFKVVKTIYPIRRVEITKSKLEQIATV from the coding sequence ATGGCAAAGAAGAAACAGGTTGGAAGAAGGGTGGAAGGCTGGAAGGCCAAGCGGTGGTACCGGGTGTACGTGCCCGAAGCCTTCGGCAAAGTTGAGATCGGGGACACCATCTCGGCCGACCCCGAGAACATGGTCGGCCGGATCATGACCGCGACGCTCGGCGAAGTGGTGCAGGACTACTCAAAGTCCCACATCAAGATGAGGTTTAAGATCAACAATGTGGCCGGGGACTCCGCCTACACCGAGTTCGTCGGTCACGAGGTGACCCGGGACTACCTGCGGTCGATGGTCAAGCGGCGGGCATCCCGCATCGACACCATCCACCCGGTCATCAGCAAGGACGGCAAACTCCTGCGGGTGACGGTCGTCTGTCTCACCGTATCGAGGGCCGAGCAGAGTCAGGTCCATGCCGTCAGGCAGGCGATCTCACAGACCCTGACCGCCCGGGCGGCTGAGAGCGATCTCGAGACCCTGGTCAAGGATATTGTCTCAGGCGACATGGCCCGGGACATCTTCAAGGTCGTCAAGACGATCTACCCGATCCGCCGGGTCGAGATAACCAAGTCCAAACTTGAGCAGATCGCGACCGTATAA